One window of the Runella slithyformis DSM 19594 genome contains the following:
- a CDS encoding glycine--tRNA ligase: MSQAPATSLQDIVAHAKEYGFVFPSSEIYDGLQAVYDYGQNGVELKNNLKNIWWKAMTQLNDNRSGGPIVGIDAAIFMHPLTWKASGHVDGFNDPMIDNKDSKKRYRADQLLEGKAEQYVADGQPGKAQELLNEMGRLLGNNELEAVRELIIAEGIKCPISGTSNWTEVRQFNLMFSTQVGSVAEDSNQIYLRPETAQGIFVNFLNVQKSGRMKIPFGIAQIGKAFRNEIVARQFTFRMREFEQMEMQFFVRPGTEMEWYEKWRDTRLKFHQAVGLPAEKLKFHIHEKLAHYANAAVDIEYQFPFGFREIEGIHSRTDFDLKNHQELSKKKQQYFDNDLDENGKPFGNYIPYVVETSVGADRLFLAVFCNAYTKEIVGEGDAQKERTVLKLHPALAPFKAAIFPLVKKDGLPEKAEEIVKALRGEFRVFYEERDAIGKRYTRQDLIGTPFCIAVDYQTLEDDTVTIRHRDSMEQERVHISELKAKIGYAVSEQRILELI, from the coding sequence ATGAGTCAAGCACCGGCGACTTCTTTACAGGACATTGTGGCGCACGCCAAAGAATATGGATTTGTATTTCCTTCTTCTGAGATTTATGACGGTCTACAGGCCGTTTATGACTACGGTCAAAACGGCGTAGAACTGAAAAATAACCTCAAAAATATCTGGTGGAAAGCCATGACGCAGCTCAACGACAACCGCAGCGGCGGACCGATCGTGGGCATCGACGCGGCAATTTTCATGCACCCGCTTACGTGGAAAGCTTCCGGGCACGTAGACGGTTTCAACGACCCGATGATCGACAACAAAGATTCCAAAAAGCGTTATCGTGCCGATCAATTATTGGAAGGAAAAGCGGAACAATATGTGGCCGACGGACAACCCGGAAAAGCGCAGGAATTGCTGAATGAAATGGGGCGGCTGTTGGGAAATAACGAACTCGAAGCGGTACGCGAACTCATCATTGCCGAAGGCATCAAATGTCCGATCTCGGGCACGTCCAACTGGACCGAAGTGCGTCAGTTCAACCTGATGTTCAGCACGCAGGTGGGCTCGGTAGCCGAAGATTCCAACCAGATTTATCTCCGTCCCGAAACGGCGCAGGGAATTTTTGTGAACTTCCTCAACGTGCAGAAATCAGGTCGAATGAAGATTCCGTTTGGCATTGCTCAAATCGGAAAAGCCTTTCGGAATGAAATCGTGGCGCGACAGTTTACGTTTCGGATGCGGGAGTTTGAACAAATGGAAATGCAGTTTTTTGTACGTCCCGGCACCGAAATGGAATGGTACGAAAAATGGCGCGATACCCGTCTGAAATTCCACCAAGCAGTGGGTCTGCCCGCCGAAAAACTGAAATTTCACATTCACGAAAAATTGGCGCACTATGCCAATGCCGCCGTGGATATTGAGTATCAGTTTCCGTTTGGTTTCCGCGAGATCGAAGGAATTCACTCTCGCACCGATTTTGACCTGAAAAATCATCAGGAACTTTCTAAAAAGAAACAACAATACTTTGATAACGACCTCGACGAAAACGGTAAGCCTTTCGGAAACTACATTCCGTACGTGGTCGAAACCTCGGTAGGGGCCGACCGCCTGTTTTTGGCAGTCTTCTGCAATGCTTATACCAAAGAGATCGTAGGCGAAGGTGATGCCCAAAAAGAGCGGACAGTGCTGAAACTGCACCCCGCGTTGGCTCCTTTCAAAGCGGCGATATTCCCGTTGGTGAAAAAAGACGGTTTGCCCGAAAAAGCGGAAGAAATCGTCAAAGCACTCCGGGGCGAATTCCGGGTGTTTTATGAAGAGCGCGATGCCATCGGCAAGCGCTACACGCGCCAAGACCTGATCGGTACGCCGTTCTGTATTGCGGTCGATTACCAAACCTTGGAAGATGATACCGTCACCATCCGCCACCGCGACAGCATGGAGCAGGAGCGTGTACACATCAGCGAGTTGAAAGCCAAGATCGGCTATGCCGTGTCGGAGCAGCGGATATTGGAGTTGATATAA
- a CDS encoding type II toxin-antitoxin system VapC family toxin, translating to MKYLLDTHSLIWFTEGNPKLPEATKAVIEDIDTICFVSVASFWEIGIKISLGKLKLDMPFVDLENWVVNNRITILPISFENIIQLSQLPFHHRDPFDRTLIAQALSEKLTVITKEKLFEEYGVMRLW from the coding sequence GTGAAATACCTGCTTGACACTCATTCGCTCATTTGGTTTACCGAAGGCAATCCAAAGTTGCCGGAAGCGACGAAAGCAGTTATCGAAGATATAGATACCATATGTTTTGTCAGTGTAGCTTCTTTTTGGGAAATAGGCATCAAAATCAGTTTAGGCAAATTAAAATTGGATATGCCTTTTGTTGATTTGGAAAATTGGGTTGTTAATAACAGAATTACTATTTTGCCAATAAGTTTTGAAAACATAATCCAGCTTTCTCAGCTCCCGTTTCATCACCGCGACCCATTTGACCGCACCCTAATCGCCCAGGCTTTAAGTGAAAAATTAACCGTGATTACAAAAGAAAAACTTTTTGAAGAGTATGGCGTAATGCGCCTTTGGTAG
- a CDS encoding CcmD family protein yields MRTILYFFLFTLVTNVNLFAQQSVVQETPMADQMRADGKIWVVVAVISVIFAGIIAFLMSIDRKVSKLEKQLKK; encoded by the coding sequence ATGAGAACTATATTGTATTTTTTTCTTTTTACACTGGTAACAAATGTAAACCTCTTTGCTCAACAATCTGTTGTTCAGGAGACACCGATGGCCGATCAAATGCGCGCCGACGGAAAGATTTGGGTTGTTGTAGCGGTAATTTCAGTGATTTTTGCGGGGATTATTGCCTTCTTGATGAGTATAGACCGGAAAGTGTCGAAGCTTGAAAAACAATTGAAGAAATGA
- the vapB gene encoding type II toxin-antitoxin system VapB family antitoxin has protein sequence MSILDLVAKLEKLPPEKLAEVEDLVDSWMNEQPLVAIPEKRQFGVFKGKITMSDDFDEPLEDFQEYMYP, from the coding sequence ATGAGCATCTTAGATTTAGTAGCGAAACTCGAAAAATTGCCTCCGGAAAAATTGGCAGAAGTAGAGGATTTGGTAGATTCATGGATGAATGAACAGCCTCTTGTGGCAATTCCTGAAAAGCGGCAATTTGGGGTATTTAAAGGGAAAATAACTATGTCTGATGACTTCGATGAGCCATTGGAAGACTTTCAAGAATATATGTATCCGTGA
- a CDS encoding cytochrome c maturation protein CcmE domain-containing protein, with translation MKKIHLFGLIVIAIAIGIIISTYGSASTYSNFTEAEELAKEGETSEVHVVGKLTKDTNGQIVGMKYDPIADANRFEFMLVDTNKVVKKVVYLSPKPQDFDKSEQVVVIGRMQKDYFECNKILMKCPSKYTNEAPDFKEATAEKI, from the coding sequence ATGAAAAAAATACATCTTTTCGGATTGATCGTTATTGCCATTGCCATCGGAATCATTATTTCAACCTACGGCAGTGCAAGTACATACTCCAACTTCACCGAAGCCGAAGAATTGGCCAAGGAAGGAGAAACGTCGGAGGTACATGTGGTGGGTAAATTAACCAAAGATACCAATGGTCAGATCGTGGGCATGAAATATGACCCGATCGCGGATGCCAACCGGTTTGAATTTATGTTGGTCGATACCAATAAAGTAGTGAAGAAAGTGGTCTATCTGAGTCCTAAACCGCAGGATTTTGATAAGTCGGAACAGGTGGTGGTGATCGGTCGGATGCAGAAGGATTATTTTGAATGCAACAAGATCCTGATGAAATGCCCGTCAAAATACACCAACGAAGCGCCTGATTTTAAGGAAGCGACGGCGGAGAAAATATAA
- a CDS encoding ComEA family DNA-binding protein, with product MFQRLLSLIRDEFGLTRSQARGFLAMAVVMILCWFGPLTYDRLTSEESTVIPEADSRKADSLLAILEKIQPEKPDYSQSNRADYSQKDREENPEQPLSLFYFDPNTASAAQFQELGLPKFIAERIVKYRSKGGQFRQKEDLQKIYGLAPTLYERLEPYISIPEKKAFAAASNPPAAAAPSFTPSAPKPAFTKPALVPFDINSADTSQLIRLKGIGSKLAARIIKFRDGLGGFASTAQYAEVFGLDSLALSELHRFAQVRSGVQKISINTASPEELDRLPYLSKRQSEIIVRYREQHGAYKTPQDLLNIKILDEKLVNKIAPYLAF from the coding sequence ATGTTCCAACGGCTTCTCTCCCTTATTCGCGATGAATTTGGCCTTACGCGCAGTCAGGCACGGGGATTTTTGGCGATGGCCGTCGTAATGATCTTATGCTGGTTCGGGCCGCTGACCTACGACCGTCTTACATCCGAAGAATCGACCGTTATTCCCGAAGCCGACAGTCGTAAAGCGGATAGTTTGTTGGCCATTTTGGAGAAAATTCAACCTGAAAAGCCGGATTATTCCCAATCAAATCGAGCCGATTATTCGCAAAAAGACCGTGAAGAAAATCCCGAACAGCCGCTGTCGTTGTTTTATTTTGATCCCAATACGGCTTCAGCGGCGCAATTTCAGGAGTTGGGCCTACCGAAATTCATTGCCGAACGAATCGTAAAGTATCGCAGCAAAGGCGGGCAGTTTCGCCAAAAAGAAGACCTGCAAAAGATTTACGGGTTAGCACCGACGTTGTACGAGCGCCTCGAACCCTATATCAGCATTCCCGAAAAGAAAGCGTTTGCCGCCGCTTCAAATCCACCCGCCGCAGCAGCCCCGTCTTTTACTCCTTCGGCTCCGAAACCTGCGTTTACCAAACCCGCATTGGTACCGTTTGATATCAATAGTGCTGACACCAGTCAGTTGATTCGATTGAAAGGAATTGGGAGTAAATTGGCCGCCAGAATTATAAAATTTCGGGATGGGTTGGGCGGTTTTGCCTCCACAGCACAATATGCGGAAGTTTTTGGATTGGATTCTCTGGCGCTGAGTGAGCTGCATCGTTTTGCCCAAGTGCGCTCCGGCGTTCAGAAGATCAGCATCAATACCGCCTCGCCCGAAGAGTTGGATCGGCTTCCGTATCTTTCCAAGCGCCAATCCGAGATCATTGTACGGTATCGGGAGCAGCATGGAGCCTATAAAACACCGCAGGATCTGCTGAATATCAAGATTTTAGACGAGAAGCTTGTTAATAAAATAGCGCCTTATCTGGCGTTTTGA
- a CDS encoding MFS transporter yields MYNLQFWLLCISNFLFSASFQMMIPELPDYLTAMGGKEHIGLIIALFTLTAGLSRPFSGKLTDTVGRVPVMAFGSLVCCVCSLFYPFIHVVWAFLLLRFLHGFSTGTKPTATAAYVADIIPENRRGEAAGMLGIFTATGMSIGPSIGSYLTLWFGINAMFYVAASFALISILILLNMKETLVDRQPFSLKLFKISRRDIFEPRVLSVFIVMFCVSFSSGVILTLVPDMSKTLGVANKGLFFTVYTVASLLIRVVASKSSDIHGRVPVMIISTVILAVGMTVLGFTQTTFGFWAAAILFGFSWGLNTPTLTAWTIDLSHPEYRGRALATMYIALEAGIGVGAWWSGWWYAGDVHNMAFAFYVSAVLAVVSLGYLLWWKRTNRILA; encoded by the coding sequence ATGTATAACCTTCAGTTTTGGCTTCTTTGCATCAGTAACTTTCTGTTTTCGGCGAGTTTCCAGATGATGATTCCTGAATTGCCCGATTACCTGACCGCCATGGGCGGCAAGGAACACATCGGCCTCATCATTGCCCTTTTTACACTTACGGCGGGTCTTTCGCGGCCGTTCAGCGGTAAGCTTACCGATACCGTCGGACGTGTGCCTGTGATGGCCTTTGGGTCGTTGGTGTGTTGTGTGTGCAGTTTGTTTTATCCTTTTATTCACGTGGTATGGGCGTTTCTGCTGCTGCGGTTTCTGCACGGTTTTTCGACCGGCACCAAACCCACCGCTACGGCTGCCTACGTCGCCGATATCATTCCCGAAAATCGCCGGGGAGAAGCGGCGGGGATGTTGGGCATTTTTACGGCCACGGGTATGTCCATCGGGCCGTCGATCGGCAGTTATCTGACGCTGTGGTTCGGCATCAATGCCATGTTTTACGTGGCGGCGTCCTTTGCGCTGATCTCGATACTGATTCTGCTTAATATGAAGGAAACCCTCGTGGACAGGCAACCCTTCAGTCTGAAACTTTTCAAGATATCCCGCCGCGATATTTTTGAGCCTCGTGTGCTGAGCGTATTTATCGTGATGTTTTGCGTATCGTTTTCGTCGGGTGTTATCCTTACCCTCGTGCCGGATATGAGCAAAACTCTGGGTGTAGCCAACAAAGGACTGTTTTTTACGGTCTACACGGTGGCTTCTTTACTGATTCGGGTTGTGGCCAGCAAGTCCTCCGACATTCACGGGCGGGTACCGGTCATGATTATTTCCACCGTTATTTTAGCTGTGGGCATGACTGTTTTAGGCTTTACCCAAACCACATTCGGTTTCTGGGCAGCGGCCATTCTTTTTGGCTTTTCATGGGGCCTGAATACACCCACGCTGACGGCATGGACCATTGACCTGAGCCATCCCGAATACCGGGGGCGGGCGTTGGCTACCATGTACATCGCATTGGAAGCGGGCATTGGCGTAGGAGCCTGGTGGTCAGGCTGGTGGTACGCCGGTGATGTGCATAACATGGCTTTTGCCTTTTATGTGTCGGCGGTTCTGGCGGTGGTATCGTTGGGCTATTTGCTTTGGTGGAAGCGTACGAATCGGATTCTTGCCTGA
- a CDS encoding heme exporter protein CcmB, whose product MQELRTLIGKEITLEWRQRYALNGMLLYIVSTVFVCYLSFRLKSNQLNPLTWNTLFWIIVLFTAVSAISKSFTQERAGRLLYYYTLASPRGIILSKILYNSALMLILSLAGFGFYAFVMGNPVGDLPMYLLTIVLASIGFASTLTMVAGIASKAENNAALMSILSFPAIIPMLLMVMKLAKNALDGLDRSVSGQEIMVLLALDAIVISLSLILFPYLWRS is encoded by the coding sequence ATGCAAGAACTTAGAACCCTGATTGGAAAGGAAATCACGCTGGAATGGCGGCAGCGCTACGCCCTTAACGGCATGTTGCTGTACATTGTAAGTACCGTTTTTGTGTGCTATTTGAGCTTTCGACTCAAATCCAATCAACTCAATCCGCTCACGTGGAATACCCTTTTCTGGATCATTGTGCTGTTTACGGCCGTGAGTGCCATTTCCAAAAGTTTTACGCAGGAGCGTGCCGGTCGGTTGCTCTATTATTATACTTTAGCGAGTCCTCGGGGCATTATTCTCTCTAAAATTCTGTACAATTCGGCCCTGATGCTGATTTTATCGTTAGCGGGTTTTGGATTTTATGCGTTTGTGATGGGCAATCCCGTAGGAGATTTGCCGATGTATCTGCTTACCATTGTATTGGCAAGCATTGGGTTTGCCTCTACCCTTACGATGGTGGCGGGTATTGCATCAAAAGCTGAAAACAACGCCGCGCTGATGTCTATTCTGAGTTTTCCCGCCATTATTCCGATGCTGTTGATGGTGATGAAATTAGCCAAGAACGCCCTCGACGGCTTGGATCGGAGCGTAAGCGGACAGGAAATCATGGTATTGTTGGCGCTGGATGCGATTGTAATCAGTTTGTCATTAATTTTGTTTCCTTATTTGTGGAGAAGTTAG
- a CDS encoding PadR family transcriptional regulator: MQQQTYLKGCLSAIVLQLLQDNKRMYGYEITQRVREITAGELQLTEGALYPTLHKLEAEGVLTTENALVDGRNRKYYKLTENGHQQAQSAVSELTDFVSNLQKILNLKPSLG; the protein is encoded by the coding sequence ATGCAACAACAAACCTACCTCAAAGGCTGCCTGAGTGCCATCGTGCTGCAATTATTGCAGGACAACAAGCGCATGTATGGCTACGAAATCACGCAACGGGTACGCGAAATCACGGCGGGAGAACTTCAACTCACCGAGGGGGCGCTCTACCCTACCCTGCATAAACTGGAAGCCGAAGGCGTATTGACCACCGAAAATGCGCTGGTAGATGGTCGTAACCGAAAGTATTATAAACTCACCGAAAACGGCCATCAACAGGCCCAAAGTGCCGTGTCGGAACTGACCGATTTTGTCTCAAACCTCCAAAAAATCCTAAACCTTAAACCTTCTCTCGGATGA
- a CDS encoding UDP-glucose dehydrogenase family protein has product MKIAVIGTGYVGLVTGTCFSETGIQVMCVDIDIKKVEKLNNGIIPIYEPGLDVLFHRNVAEGRLKFTTNLAEGIKDAQVIFLALPTPPGEDGSADLKYILKVADDLGQIMEEYAVIVDKSTVPVGTAEKVSAAIAKNAKVDFDVVSNPEFLREGVAVEDFMKPDRVVVGTRSERAKKVMEKLYAPLVRQGNPVIFMDERSAEMTKYAANSFLAMKITFMNEIANLCELAGADVDNVRKGIGTDSRIGKRFLFAGIGYGGSCFPKDVQALAKTSEEYNYEFKVLKSVMEVNEAQKTKMIPLLKKHFNGDLKGKTIAVWGLSFKPYTDDIREAPALENINILLEEGAKVIAYDPEGMENVRNYVLGNKITYAHTPYAALDDAEALMIFTEWPQFRTPEFEKMALLMKSKVIFDGRNVYELDHMKELGFTYYSIGRETVNA; this is encoded by the coding sequence ATGAAAATAGCAGTAATTGGAACCGGATACGTAGGGCTTGTTACAGGAACATGCTTTTCTGAAACGGGGATTCAGGTAATGTGTGTTGATATCGACATTAAAAAAGTTGAAAAGTTAAACAACGGTATCATTCCGATCTATGAGCCGGGGCTGGATGTACTTTTTCACCGCAACGTGGCCGAAGGCCGGTTGAAGTTTACGACCAATTTGGCCGAAGGGATCAAAGATGCACAGGTGATTTTTCTGGCATTACCTACGCCTCCCGGTGAGGACGGCTCCGCTGACTTGAAGTATATTCTGAAAGTAGCCGATGATTTGGGGCAGATCATGGAAGAATACGCCGTGATCGTTGACAAAAGTACCGTACCCGTCGGAACGGCCGAAAAAGTAAGTGCGGCCATTGCTAAAAATGCCAAAGTAGATTTTGATGTCGTCTCCAACCCGGAGTTTCTTCGGGAAGGGGTTGCCGTCGAAGACTTTATGAAGCCTGACCGGGTAGTGGTAGGAACTCGCTCGGAACGGGCAAAAAAAGTAATGGAGAAACTGTACGCACCGTTGGTCCGCCAGGGAAACCCCGTTATTTTCATGGATGAGCGCTCGGCTGAAATGACCAAATATGCCGCTAACTCGTTTCTGGCCATGAAGATCACGTTTATGAACGAGATCGCTAACCTTTGTGAATTGGCCGGCGCTGATGTAGACAATGTGCGTAAAGGAATCGGAACGGATAGCCGTATCGGAAAACGCTTCCTGTTTGCAGGAATCGGATATGGTGGAAGCTGCTTCCCGAAAGACGTTCAGGCATTGGCCAAAACGTCGGAAGAGTATAACTACGAGTTCAAAGTCTTGAAATCGGTAATGGAAGTAAACGAGGCACAAAAAACCAAAATGATCCCTTTGTTGAAAAAACATTTTAACGGGGATCTGAAAGGCAAGACCATTGCCGTTTGGGGATTGTCTTTTAAGCCGTACACCGACGATATTCGTGAAGCTCCCGCTTTGGAGAATATTAATATTCTGCTGGAAGAAGGGGCAAAAGTCATTGCCTACGATCCTGAAGGAATGGAAAATGTACGTAATTATGTGTTAGGCAATAAAATCACTTATGCACACACGCCTTATGCGGCCTTAGACGATGCTGAAGCGCTGATGATTTTTACGGAATGGCCCCAATTCCGTACGCCGGAATTTGAGAAAATGGCGTTGTTAATGAAAAGTAAAGTCATTTTTGACGGTCGGAACGTCTACGAACTCGACCACATGAAAGAGCTTGGCTTTACGTATTATTCGATTGGAAGAGAAACTGTAAATGCATAA
- the ccsA gene encoding cytochrome c biogenesis protein, with amino-acid sequence MKNNWWKVLAVVLLTYGFYFGLMGEVPRRNILNESIRNVYFHVSLWFATTLFLLTSAIFSIRYLRSNNLTDDIKAVEFTNVALLFGALGCATGSLWARVTWGDWWPNDPKLNSVAISMLMYFAYTVLRSSLEDEQKKARISAVYNIFAFAVFIPLIYILPRMTDSLHPGNGGNPAFGEYDMDNQMRRVFYPIIIGWMLLGTWIATLRIRVRVLNNAVND; translated from the coding sequence ATGAAAAATAATTGGTGGAAAGTACTGGCCGTTGTTTTGTTGACGTACGGGTTTTATTTTGGATTGATGGGCGAAGTTCCCCGTCGTAATATTCTCAATGAGAGTATTCGAAACGTGTATTTTCACGTGTCGCTTTGGTTTGCCACGACCTTGTTTCTGTTGACATCAGCGATTTTTTCCATTCGCTACCTGCGTTCCAACAACCTGACCGACGATATCAAGGCCGTAGAATTTACCAATGTTGCGTTGCTATTTGGTGCCCTCGGTTGTGCTACGGGCTCGCTCTGGGCGCGGGTAACCTGGGGGGATTGGTGGCCCAACGACCCCAAACTCAACAGCGTAGCCATCAGTATGCTGATGTATTTTGCCTATACCGTACTGAGAAGTTCCCTGGAAGATGAACAGAAAAAAGCGCGGATTTCGGCCGTTTATAACATTTTTGCCTTTGCCGTTTTTATTCCGCTGATTTATATATTGCCCCGGATGACCGATTCACTCCATCCCGGCAACGGTGGCAACCCCGCCTTTGGCGAATACGACATGGACAACCAAATGCGACGGGTATTTTACCCCATCATCATTGGCTGGATGCTGCTCGGAACCTGGATCGCTACGCTGCGCATTCGCGTGCGGGTGCTCAACAACGCTGTAAATGATTAA
- a CDS encoding Uma2 family endonuclease produces MTALPKKYYTPEEYLELEEKAAYKSEYFNGQIYPMGDFEGDTPEAMAGAKPAHNAIRENLSIEIGSFLRKKSCRSFSSDQRVFIPSNGLYTYPDLVVVCGKPEFSDVQTNSLTNPVLIVEVLSQSTANYDRGEKFELFRDIPTFREYLLIDSRRVWAELWRKSNEGIWSLVFEGKSPESLLFLETIGMELLLSDLYVNTEDLPETVFEIR; encoded by the coding sequence ATGACGGCACTACCCAAAAAATACTATACCCCCGAAGAATACCTGGAACTGGAGGAGAAAGCCGCCTATAAAAGCGAATACTTCAACGGTCAGATCTACCCGATGGGCGATTTTGAAGGAGATACCCCCGAAGCTATGGCGGGTGCCAAACCGGCACATAATGCCATTCGGGAGAATCTTTCGATTGAAATTGGCTCTTTTTTGAGAAAGAAAAGTTGTCGCTCGTTTTCAAGCGATCAGCGGGTATTTATCCCTTCCAATGGATTGTATACCTACCCTGATTTAGTAGTGGTTTGCGGAAAACCGGAGTTTTCAGACGTCCAAACCAACAGTTTGACCAACCCTGTATTGATTGTAGAAGTGCTGTCACAAAGTACCGCCAATTACGACAGAGGCGAAAAATTTGAACTTTTCCGTGATATCCCCACGTTTAGAGAATATCTTTTGATCGATTCCCGTCGGGTGTGGGCGGAGTTGTGGCGAAAAAGCAACGAGGGAATTTGGTCATTGGTATTTGAAGGAAAATCACCGGAATCATTACTCTTTTTAGAAACCATCGGGATGGAACTGTTGCTGTCAGACCTGTACGTCAACACGGAAGATTTGCCCGAAACGGTTTTTGAAATACGATAA
- a CDS encoding UDP-glucuronic acid decarboxylase family protein, protein MKRVLITGAAGFLGSHLSDRFIKEGYYVIAMDNLVTGDLRNIEHLRSNPHFEFIHHDVSKHIVIDGDLDYILNFASPASPIDYLKIPIQTLKVGSLGTHNCLGLAKAKGARILVASTSEVYGDPLVHPQNEEYWGHVNPVGLRGCYDEAKRFQEAITMAYHRHHGVETRIVRIFNTYGPRMRLNDGRVLPAFIGQALRGEDLTVFGDGSQTRSFCYVDDLVEGIYRLLLSDYAMPVNVGNPAEITIGQFAEEIIKLTGTSQKVIYKPLPQDDPKQRQPDITLAKEILGWEPKVSREEGLKITYDYFRNLPEERLYEESNHRQF, encoded by the coding sequence ATGAAAAGAGTTTTAATCACAGGCGCGGCAGGGTTTTTAGGGTCACACCTTTCTGACCGTTTTATTAAAGAGGGCTATTACGTGATCGCGATGGACAACCTCGTGACGGGCGATTTACGTAACATTGAACATTTGCGTTCAAACCCTCATTTTGAATTCATTCATCACGATGTATCCAAACATATCGTGATTGATGGCGACTTGGATTATATTCTCAATTTTGCTTCGCCGGCAAGTCCGATCGATTACCTGAAAATTCCGATCCAAACCTTAAAAGTAGGTTCGTTGGGTACGCACAATTGCCTGGGCCTTGCCAAAGCTAAAGGGGCGCGTATCTTGGTGGCCTCCACTTCTGAAGTATACGGTGACCCGTTGGTACACCCCCAAAATGAAGAATATTGGGGCCACGTCAATCCGGTCGGATTGCGCGGATGCTACGACGAAGCGAAGCGTTTTCAGGAAGCGATCACAATGGCGTATCACCGTCACCACGGCGTTGAGACGCGTATCGTGCGCATCTTTAATACCTACGGTCCCCGTATGCGCCTAAACGACGGACGGGTATTGCCTGCTTTCATCGGACAGGCGTTGCGCGGCGAAGACCTGACGGTTTTCGGGGATGGCTCACAAACACGCTCTTTCTGCTATGTCGACGATCTGGTAGAAGGTATCTATCGTTTGTTGTTGAGCGATTATGCTATGCCGGTCAACGTCGGAAATCCTGCCGAAATCACCATCGGTCAGTTTGCCGAGGAAATCATCAAACTGACGGGAACCTCTCAAAAAGTAATCTACAAGCCGCTGCCGCAGGATGACCCGAAACAGCGTCAGCCGGATATTACGTTGGCGAAAGAAATCCTGGGTTGGGAGCCGAAAGTGTCCCGCGAAGAAGGATTAAAAATTACCTACGATTACTTCAGAAACTTGCCGGAAGAGCGCCTCTACGAAGAGTCAAATCACCGCCAGTTCTAG